Proteins encoded within one genomic window of Candidatus Zixiibacteriota bacterium:
- a CDS encoding VanZ family protein → MTESNNMFTLGAMLSQEKQNNPAYRFGWYHLPMILYAAAIIAVSSIPDLHTPQVRMFAFDKLAHFAEYAIFAAIVFRSFSNFRKFIPTNRAFLFAALFVAVFAAFDEYYQHFIPGRFSSAADAVADFIGAMLVLAFFELRRRRLAARKQGR, encoded by the coding sequence TTGACCGAAAGCAATAATATGTTTACGCTTGGAGCTATGTTGAGTCAGGAGAAACAAAACAACCCGGCATATCGTTTCGGTTGGTATCATTTGCCGATGATTCTTTACGCTGCAGCGATTATTGCGGTCTCTTCGATTCCCGATCTGCATACGCCGCAGGTGCGCATGTTTGCCTTCGACAAGCTGGCTCATTTCGCCGAATATGCCATTTTTGCGGCTATAGTATTCCGCTCTTTTTCAAATTTCCGTAAGTTTATTCCAACCAATCGGGCTTTTTTGTTCGCCGCTCTCTTCGTTGCTGTTTTTGCAGCTTTTGACGAGTATTACCAGCACTTTATTCCGGGACGGTTTTCTTCGGCCGCCGACGCCGTTGCCGATTTTATCGGAGCCATGCTGGTTTTAGCCTTTTTCGAGCTTCGCCGCCGCCGTTTAGCCGCCCGAAAACAGGGGCGCTGA
- a CDS encoding potassium channel protein translates to MTDKTTVNREWERSEPVFGGTPMRSIRKLAVAVTALIVTVAVGSLGFAAIEGMAPLDALYMTVITLSTVGYGEVQPLHAAGRVLAMAIIFIGVVLTAYIAATLGQIVIEGQLKEVFGRKKMDSRIKKLKDHSIIAGFGRVGRQVASEFARTKAPFVVVEKEPNTIRRLIDSDYLFVEGEATDEYVLKDAGIERARTLVSTLPDEAHNVYLTLTARHMNHDLNIIARADFEEGEKKLMRAGANHVVSPHVLGGIRMAMSALRPNVGDFMHMTSPGIGNLSIEEMVIPEGCALSNKSIADSRLKQQYGVTIIGLKKPGGIMTITPGPDVVLNDGDTLVLLGPNEKLEKLYNHVN, encoded by the coding sequence ATGACGGATAAGACAACGGTAAACCGAGAATGGGAACGTTCAGAACCGGTTTTTGGGGGAACGCCGATGCGCTCCATCCGAAAACTGGCCGTGGCGGTAACGGCTCTGATCGTGACCGTGGCGGTAGGTTCTCTGGGTTTCGCAGCGATCGAGGGTATGGCTCCGCTGGATGCTCTTTATATGACCGTCATCACGCTGTCGACCGTCGGTTATGGCGAGGTCCAGCCGTTACATGCAGCCGGTCGTGTACTGGCAATGGCCATCATTTTCATCGGCGTGGTTCTGACCGCTTATATTGCCGCCACGCTGGGTCAAATCGTTATCGAGGGGCAGCTTAAAGAGGTTTTCGGAAGGAAAAAAATGGACAGTCGGATTAAAAAGCTCAAGGATCACTCCATTATAGCGGGATTCGGCCGGGTCGGTCGACAGGTCGCCTCCGAGTTCGCCCGAACCAAAGCGCCGTTCGTAGTTGTCGAAAAAGAACCGAACACGATTCGCCGTCTGATCGATTCCGATTACCTGTTCGTCGAAGGTGAAGCCACCGATGAATACGTCCTCAAAGACGCCGGGATCGAACGTGCCCGAACACTTGTCTCTACCCTGCCGGATGAAGCCCATAACGTCTACCTGACCCTCACCGCCCGACACATGAATCATGATCTTAACATCATCGCTCGCGCCGATTTCGAAGAGGGCGAGAAAAAGCTCATGCGGGCCGGCGCCAATCATGTCGTTTCGCCACACGTCCTCGGGGGCATCCGGATGGCAATGTCTGCTCTGCGACCGAATGTCGGCGATTTCATGCACATGACCTCCCCCGGCATCGGCAACCTTTCGATTGAGGAGATGGTGATCCCGGAGGGCTGCGCCCTTTCGAATAAATCTATCGCCGATTCGCGCCTGAAACAGCAGTACGGCGTGACGATTATCGGACTCAAAAAACCGGGCGGCATCATGACCATCACCCCCGGTCCGGATGTCGTGCTCAACGACGGCGACACGCTGGTCCTGCTGGGTCCGAACGAAAAACTCGAAAAGCTCTATAACCACGTAAATTAG
- a CDS encoding Stp1/IreP family PP2C-type Ser/Thr phosphatase: MALKFKVAGKTDIGLVRSGNEDFLHLDKEHQVFAVCDGMGGHQAGEVASMTASQILSVAFDSFRDELMADPDLALDRSLPKSGELLLKSIRLANRQIYNKASANLNMSGMGTTVVAVALEGNLMSVAHVGDSRAYRVEERRLAPLTMDHSWVAEMRQKQMLGADEELEGVGKNVITRALGVRENVEIDYRLITVAPGDKFMLCSDGLCGFADDEDIHDVTAKSGDIERMCKDLVQLANDRGGADNVTVIGIEILETGESSFNEIEVFTLPAEGQELLDVEDRWLSRIDKHLQQDSAGPPSKSKGRGGGSSRFWLFLIFVLFIVVAFVVIKFMSTGE; encoded by the coding sequence GTGGCGCTGAAATTTAAGGTCGCAGGGAAAACTGATATTGGCCTGGTGCGAAGCGGGAATGAGGATTTTCTCCATCTCGACAAAGAACACCAGGTATTTGCCGTGTGTGACGGCATGGGAGGACATCAGGCCGGTGAGGTAGCGTCCATGACCGCCTCGCAGATTTTATCCGTTGCCTTCGATTCCTTCCGCGATGAATTGATGGCAGATCCGGATTTGGCTCTTGATCGCTCTTTGCCTAAATCGGGTGAACTGCTGCTCAAATCGATTCGTCTGGCCAACCGACAGATTTACAACAAAGCCTCCGCCAATCTGAACATGTCCGGAATGGGTACGACCGTGGTCGCGGTTGCGCTTGAAGGCAATCTTATGTCGGTGGCGCATGTCGGAGACAGCCGGGCCTACCGGGTCGAGGAACGGCGCCTGGCGCCGTTGACCATGGATCATTCCTGGGTCGCTGAAATGCGCCAGAAACAGATGCTGGGCGCCGATGAGGAACTGGAGGGGGTCGGCAAGAATGTTATAACCCGGGCTCTCGGTGTTCGCGAGAACGTGGAGATCGACTATCGTCTGATAACAGTCGCTCCGGGCGACAAATTCATGCTCTGTTCCGACGGCCTCTGTGGTTTTGCCGACGATGAGGATATCCACGACGTGACCGCCAAGTCCGGTGATATCGAGCGCATGTGCAAGGACCTGGTGCAACTTGCCAACGACCGCGGCGGGGCCGACAACGTCACCGTGATTGGTATTGAGATCCTTGAAACAGGGGAGTCATCGTTTAACGAAATCGAAGTTTTCACTTTACCGGCCGAGGGGCAGGAACTGCTGGATGTCGAGGATCGCTGGCTCTCTCGGATCGATAAGCATCTCCAACAGGATTCCGCAGGACCGCCGTCAAAATCTAAGGGGCGGGGTGGTGGGTCAAGCAGGTTTTGGTTATTTCTGATCTTTGTACTTTTTATCGTGGTGGCATTTGTGGTGATTAAGTTCATGTCCACCGGCGAATGA
- a CDS encoding T9SS type A sorting domain-containing protein: MRNRLLILLVSLLVGAGGAVYGQSISLDHVDGLVEGNFPIDAQAVFYLRMATGTTNPAGITNGYRIYSPEGATWTGATLDSTGTITASMMESQFMTSYSTGSDADTLGYGGFRMFNPGIPAGFDEIYARITVGPISSADEGKTLCLDSSWYRPSGIWKWASTSADIFPTWDGPHCYNIGSTPPANLVVAPDTLYFSGIEGAGSPLPQTFNVSFDDDGAYAFTASETADYMSLDAASGTTPLDVTVTIDIAGLTEGVYLDSVTISSEDAGNGDQYAYIELTIDSQPTPLTLVVTPDTLRFSGQIGSSDPDGQYLYINEIEHREMPYGVMESTDWLSLEKDLGTTEDSVLVTVTQDGLSADVYYALITVTDNVAKTDIPVTVVFELAAAPNNAPVLSVLDSAFVCADSVLILPMTATDADEDALTFTVSPLADGMTFVDSGNGAGYIQFVPTMDQVGDVWTWAYVSDGKDIDSNDVHFIVQDCTPPCSEMALSNTDFYFAMYEGDANPVAQLLDITSSDASFGWEIIKSGGDWLTIDPLSGLSGSQVTLTVDGSSLSAGNYEVTFAVAADPEVVCDPATQYVTVYFDVIVPPSDEDFVTVTTIPAVPGARVKMPVKIEHVCDLGALSVTLAPSGDWSEITLDSISFVGSVIENWIDRTVIDNDTAVTIVASKTGDEPFVPAGVGVLATFHFTLSQSTLYGFYPIEVTTPDPLFTYDCGAGPVQVVPGGIDGGIVVGSADNYVCGYVVDPQGHQIEGATVELWADFPHGAWDDQTMTDATGLFQFFNSQVIPFDLWAYKDGYYPGKVENLNFGQSGIMIVLTPVEEFARTDEWVNFYCANNTYMGSPLPVGSVIDAYDPDGVHCGSQMVTEAGSYGFMPVYHDDMYSLEDEGAMPGDAIRFYVNGVLAYTPDDPIWTENGDAIEVCFHMGDIYVKECQLTEGWNLVSWNLDTESDAVADVLSSISDCLDVVLGFENGGLTYDPAMPLFSTLQYADHLSGYWIKVNCDITLQIVGEAVPNVTVIPLNVGWNLVSYLPDDAMATGDALASIMEDLDVAMGFDNGGLNYVPGDDLHNTLVEMSPCFGYWIKTSYPSELLYPGIGPEISPQLNFDRFAAKVVGGVNMTPTWVNLYAEKLTLDGEVVPAGASVTAHTADGRMVGHFELQSDGLFGFMPVYGDDPSTETVDGAEEGQTFTLKVDGVETNEEFTWTAIGDRIAVSALTAKGTSDDMVPGSYSLRQNYPNPFNPSTTIGFSLPNSGQARIEVYNILGRCVAVPFEGIADAGYNEVTWDGRNNTGAPVASGIYFYRLVSDNYTETRKMMLLK; the protein is encoded by the coding sequence ATGAGAAACAGATTGTTAATCCTGCTTGTGTCGTTGCTGGTGGGAGCCGGCGGCGCCGTATACGGGCAGTCTATCAGCCTTGACCATGTCGACGGCCTGGTAGAAGGCAATTTCCCCATTGACGCACAAGCCGTATTCTATCTGCGCATGGCAACCGGGACCACCAATCCGGCCGGTATTACTAATGGATACCGTATATATTCCCCGGAAGGTGCCACCTGGACCGGCGCTACTCTTGACTCGACCGGAACTATTACTGCCAGTATGATGGAGTCGCAGTTCATGACTTCATACAGCACCGGTTCCGACGCCGATACGCTTGGCTATGGTGGTTTCCGTATGTTCAATCCCGGTATCCCGGCGGGATTCGATGAAATCTACGCTCGAATCACGGTTGGACCGATTTCCAGCGCCGATGAGGGCAAGACTCTCTGCCTCGATTCTTCCTGGTATCGGCCGTCCGGTATCTGGAAATGGGCCAGCACCTCGGCTGATATTTTCCCGACCTGGGACGGTCCCCACTGCTATAATATCGGATCAACACCGCCGGCCAATCTCGTGGTTGCTCCCGATACGCTCTATTTCTCAGGGATTGAAGGCGCCGGTAGTCCGCTGCCGCAGACCTTCAACGTCAGCTTCGACGATGACGGCGCTTATGCCTTTACGGCTTCCGAGACTGCCGACTACATGAGTCTCGATGCCGCTTCCGGAACCACGCCGCTTGACGTGACGGTGACGATCGATATCGCCGGGCTGACGGAGGGCGTTTATCTGGATTCGGTCACAATCTCTTCGGAAGATGCCGGCAACGGTGACCAATATGCTTATATAGAGCTTACGATTGATTCTCAACCGACGCCACTCACGCTAGTCGTTACTCCCGACACCCTCCGGTTCTCCGGACAAATCGGTTCCTCCGATCCTGACGGTCAGTACCTCTATATTAACGAAATCGAACACCGCGAAATGCCTTATGGCGTCATGGAATCGACTGACTGGTTATCTCTCGAAAAGGATCTCGGTACGACCGAAGATTCCGTGCTCGTGACGGTAACGCAGGATGGCCTGTCTGCGGATGTTTATTACGCTCTTATTACGGTGACCGACAATGTGGCCAAGACCGATATTCCGGTCACGGTAGTTTTTGAGCTTGCCGCCGCGCCGAACAATGCTCCGGTGTTGTCGGTGCTTGATTCGGCTTTTGTCTGTGCCGACTCCGTGCTGATTCTGCCGATGACTGCGACCGATGCTGATGAAGACGCCCTGACGTTTACGGTCAGTCCGCTGGCCGACGGCATGACCTTCGTCGACTCCGGCAACGGCGCCGGTTACATTCAGTTCGTGCCGACGATGGATCAGGTCGGCGATGTCTGGACCTGGGCTTATGTTTCGGACGGCAAGGATATCGATTCCAATGATGTTCATTTCATCGTTCAGGACTGCACGCCGCCTTGCTCGGAAATGGCTTTGTCCAATACGGATTTCTATTTCGCAATGTATGAAGGCGACGCCAATCCTGTCGCTCAGTTGCTTGATATTACCAGCTCCGACGCTTCCTTCGGTTGGGAGATTATCAAGAGCGGCGGTGACTGGTTGACCATCGATCCGCTGTCCGGTCTTTCCGGATCGCAGGTAACGCTGACTGTCGACGGCTCCTCGCTCTCAGCCGGCAACTATGAGGTCACTTTTGCCGTAGCGGCCGATCCCGAAGTGGTTTGTGATCCCGCGACCCAGTATGTAACGGTTTATTTCGACGTTATCGTGCCGCCGTCGGATGAGGATTTCGTGACGGTTACGACGATCCCGGCTGTCCCTGGCGCAAGAGTCAAAATGCCGGTCAAGATCGAACATGTTTGTGATCTGGGTGCTCTGTCGGTTACCCTGGCTCCGTCGGGTGACTGGAGCGAGATTACGCTGGATTCGATTTCGTTCGTCGGCTCGGTGATCGAAAACTGGATCGATCGGACGGTCATTGACAACGATACCGCGGTTACTATCGTAGCTTCCAAGACCGGTGATGAACCGTTCGTCCCGGCCGGTGTCGGAGTACTGGCGACATTCCATTTCACTCTGAGCCAGTCGACCTTGTACGGTTTCTATCCGATTGAGGTAACTACCCCCGATCCGCTGTTCACTTATGACTGCGGTGCCGGTCCGGTGCAGGTCGTGCCGGGCGGTATCGATGGTGGTATCGTAGTCGGTTCAGCCGATAACTATGTCTGCGGTTATGTGGTGGATCCGCAGGGACATCAGATCGAAGGCGCCACGGTCGAGCTTTGGGCGGATTTCCCGCATGGAGCCTGGGATGACCAGACCATGACCGACGCTACCGGTCTGTTCCAGTTCTTCAACTCGCAGGTCATTCCTTTCGATCTGTGGGCTTACAAAGATGGTTATTATCCGGGTAAGGTCGAGAATCTGAATTTCGGCCAGTCCGGTATTATGATAGTCCTGACGCCGGTCGAGGAATTTGCCAGGACCGATGAGTGGGTCAATTTCTACTGTGCCAATAATACCTACATGGGTTCGCCGCTGCCGGTTGGTTCGGTGATCGATGCTTACGATCCCGACGGTGTTCATTGCGGTTCGCAGATGGTCACCGAAGCGGGCAGCTATGGTTTCATGCCGGTTTATCATGACGATATGTACAGCCTCGAGGATGAAGGCGCGATGCCGGGCGATGCCATCCGCTTCTACGTCAACGGCGTTCTGGCCTATACGCCGGACGATCCGATCTGGACCGAGAACGGCGACGCTATCGAGGTCTGTTTCCACATGGGTGATATCTATGTCAAGGAATGTCAGTTGACCGAGGGCTGGAACCTGGTCTCCTGGAACCTCGACACCGAGTCCGATGCTGTTGCCGATGTGCTTTCGTCTATCAGCGATTGCCTTGATGTGGTCCTCGGTTTCGAGAACGGTGGTCTGACCTACGATCCGGCGATGCCGCTCTTTTCGACACTTCAATACGCCGATCATCTCAGCGGTTACTGGATCAAGGTCAACTGCGACATTACGCTGCAGATCGTCGGTGAAGCCGTTCCCAACGTTACCGTGATCCCGCTGAACGTCGGCTGGAATCTGGTCTCCTATTTACCGGATGACGCCATGGCGACCGGCGATGCGCTGGCTTCGATCATGGAAGATCTGGATGTGGCGATGGGCTTTGACAACGGCGGTCTCAATTACGTACCGGGTGATGATCTCCACAACACTTTGGTCGAGATGAGCCCCTGCTTCGGTTATTGGATTAAGACCTCATATCCGAGCGAGTTGCTCTATCCGGGCATCGGCCCCGAAATCTCGCCTCAGCTCAATTTCGATCGGTTCGCGGCGAAGGTTGTCGGCGGTGTCAATATGACTCCGACTTGGGTCAACCTGTATGCCGAGAAACTGACACTCGACGGCGAGGTGGTTCCGGCGGGCGCTTCGGTAACCGCCCATACGGCCGACGGCCGCATGGTAGGACATTTCGAGTTACAGTCCGACGGTCTGTTCGGATTCATGCCGGTCTACGGTGATGACCCGAGCACTGAGACAGTCGACGGCGCCGAAGAAGGCCAGACCTTCACGCTCAAGGTCGATGGTGTCGAGACCAACGAGGAGTTTACCTGGACCGCCATAGGCGACCGCATCGCGGTGTCGGCATTGACGGCCAAGGGAACGTCCGACGATATGGTGCCCGGCAGTTACAGTCTCCGTCAGAACTATCCGAACCCGTTCAATCCGTCGACTACGATCGGCTTCTCACTGCCGAACTCCGGCCAGGCACGCATTGAGGTTTACAATATCCTCGGTCGTTGTGTCGCCGTTCCGTTCGAAGGTATTGCCGATGCGGGTTATAACGAAGTGACCTGGGACGGTCGGAATAATACTGGCGCCCCGGTTGCATCGGGCATATATTTCTACCGCTTAGTCTCTGATAACTATACCGAAACACGCAAGATGATGTTGTTGAAGTAG
- the tilS gene encoding tRNA lysidine(34) synthetase TilS has translation MLDKVRQTIAQYGLLAPGDRVLVAFSGGPDSTALLHCLTQLRNEYGLRLEAVYINHGLREKAAEEEAFCRAFCKKLGVDFYPEVLDVPARAKKQHESIELAARRGRYEILNRLANELNCDRIAVGHHRDDQVETVLHRIIRGAGIDGLAGMPIKRGKIIRPLLAISRQEILDYLKKQKLKYCLDESNEQNDYTRNYLRNHLLPLLRTEMNPGIDRALWNLSRTAGEDAALLTEIVAREVRKSTNRTPGGKIEVDLRRFRSYAPSLRWRILRFCLSEELGLRPAVDRVVVERCDKLALNGGKAVALPDSVQARLVADKLVLYRPLKGRYEESLEIGGRCRIGRPAYNFRCRRRPADEAAVQYQRRSQRVRLDGNRVKPPLTVRNIGPGDCFGPLGLKGTRTVSDWLTDKKVAALYRDEIPVVCDRKGIIWLVGYEIADRVKVDENTEEVIEIEFTHRRHRPQAKG, from the coding sequence ATGCTCGACAAGGTCCGACAAACAATCGCCCAATACGGCCTCCTCGCCCCCGGCGACCGGGTTCTGGTCGCCTTCTCCGGCGGTCCCGATTCCACGGCATTGCTCCACTGCCTCACCCAATTACGTAATGAATACGGATTGCGCCTTGAGGCGGTCTATATCAACCACGGCCTCCGCGAGAAAGCCGCCGAAGAAGAGGCTTTTTGTCGCGCCTTTTGCAAAAAGCTCGGCGTCGATTTTTATCCGGAAGTGCTTGATGTCCCGGCCCGGGCCAAAAAACAGCATGAGAGTATCGAACTGGCGGCTCGTCGCGGACGTTATGAAATTCTGAATCGACTGGCGAACGAACTTAATTGCGACCGTATCGCCGTCGGACATCATCGCGACGATCAAGTCGAAACGGTACTACACCGGATCATTCGCGGCGCGGGGATCGACGGTCTCGCCGGAATGCCGATCAAGCGCGGGAAAATAATCCGGCCGTTGCTCGCGATTTCGAGGCAGGAGATACTCGATTACCTGAAGAAGCAAAAACTCAAATACTGCCTCGACGAAAGCAACGAGCAAAACGACTATACCCGTAACTACCTGCGTAATCATCTGCTGCCGCTGCTTCGGACCGAAATGAATCCCGGCATCGACCGCGCCCTCTGGAATCTCAGCCGTACGGCCGGTGAAGACGCCGCTCTGCTGACCGAGATCGTGGCCCGCGAAGTCCGCAAATCGACCAATCGCACGCCGGGAGGGAAAATAGAGGTTGATCTGAGACGATTTCGCTCGTATGCTCCATCCTTAAGGTGGCGTATTTTGCGTTTTTGCCTTTCCGAGGAGCTGGGTTTACGTCCCGCAGTGGATCGTGTCGTTGTCGAGCGCTGCGACAAACTGGCTCTGAACGGCGGCAAAGCGGTCGCTTTACCGGATAGCGTACAGGCGCGTCTGGTCGCGGATAAGCTCGTACTGTATCGACCGCTAAAGGGTCGTTACGAGGAATCGCTGGAAATCGGCGGTCGTTGTCGAATCGGACGACCGGCGTATAATTTTCGATGTCGGCGGCGTCCGGCTGATGAGGCCGCAGTACAATACCAGCGGCGCAGTCAGCGCGTCCGACTTGACGGTAACCGGGTGAAACCACCCCTGACGGTGCGCAATATCGGCCCCGGCGACTGTTTCGGTCCGCTGGGTTTGAAAGGAACCCGGACCGTTTCAGACTGGCTGACCGACAAAAAAGTCGCTGCCCTCTACCGGGATGAAATCCCGGTGGTGTGTGACCGGAAAGGAATCATCTGGCTGGTCGGCTATGAAATCGCCGATCGCGTGAAAGTTGATGAGAATACAGAAGAGGTAATCGAAATTGAGTTCACTCACCGAAGACACCGACCGCAAGCGAAGGGTTGA
- a CDS encoding MBL fold metallo-hydrolase, protein MAQLSFLGAVGTVTGSRFLLEVDGVRMLIDCGMFQGQKENRLRNWEKFPIPPSSIDHVFLTHAHIDHAGYLPRLCNQGFKGKIHCTRPTADLARIMLKDSAHIQEEDAEWANKKGFSKHKPALPLFTVRDAERCMQQFEPVHYGERLDITDKVYMKFKDAGHLLGSSMADIRVEDGKRRRKILFCGDLGRPARALLRDPTQVYNVDYLVIESTYGNRLHDDSNFREEFIRVIHESRERGGVLIIPSFAVGRTQTVLYMLRELETKGFIPSLPIYVDSPMAIDALDIYERRIKQQNLSSRTLTIKGIKVFRPQQLHICDTRKKSQAINDIQKDAIIISSSGMVTAGRIMHHLINRLPNPKDTVLFVGYQAEGTRGRTMLEGEPTVKIYGQHVPIKAKIENLSGFSGHADYDEMLAYLMAFNKDPENVFIVHGEKDASLSLANKIRKQYKWNVTVPAFGDTAELDL, encoded by the coding sequence ATGGCTCAGTTATCTTTTCTAGGCGCCGTCGGCACCGTAACCGGATCGCGATTTCTGCTGGAAGTCGACGGGGTTCGTATGCTCATCGATTGCGGGATGTTTCAGGGTCAAAAGGAGAACCGATTGCGCAATTGGGAGAAATTCCCGATACCGCCGTCATCGATCGATCACGTTTTTCTGACCCATGCTCATATTGACCATGCCGGCTATCTTCCCCGGCTTTGCAACCAGGGTTTCAAAGGGAAAATACACTGTACCCGGCCAACCGCCGATCTTGCTCGGATTATGCTCAAAGACTCCGCTCATATTCAGGAAGAGGATGCCGAGTGGGCCAACAAGAAAGGTTTTTCCAAACATAAACCGGCCCTGCCGTTGTTCACGGTACGTGACGCCGAGCGTTGCATGCAGCAGTTCGAGCCGGTTCATTACGGCGAGCGACTCGACATCACCGATAAAGTCTACATGAAATTCAAGGATGCCGGGCATTTGTTAGGTTCGTCGATGGCCGACATCCGAGTCGAGGACGGTAAACGGCGTCGTAAAATCCTCTTCTGCGGTGATCTCGGCCGACCCGCTCGCGCCTTGCTGCGTGACCCCACCCAGGTTTATAACGTCGACTATCTCGTGATCGAGTCAACCTACGGCAACCGGCTGCACGATGATTCCAATTTCCGGGAAGAATTTATCCGGGTCATTCACGAATCCCGGGAACGCGGCGGCGTGCTGATCATTCCGTCGTTCGCGGTCGGACGGACTCAGACGGTGTTGTACATGTTGCGCGAACTCGAAACGAAAGGATTCATCCCTTCCCTGCCGATCTATGTCGATTCACCAATGGCAATCGACGCGCTCGACATTTACGAACGGCGGATCAAACAGCAGAATCTTTCCAGCCGTACTTTGACCATCAAGGGGATCAAGGTATTCCGTCCGCAACAACTCCACATCTGCGATACCCGTAAAAAATCGCAGGCGATCAACGACATCCAGAAAGACGCGATTATCATCTCGTCGAGCGGCATGGTCACCGCCGGCCGAATCATGCATCATCTGATCAACCGTCTTCCGAATCCAAAGGACACTGTGTTGTTCGTGGGTTATCAGGCCGAAGGAACACGCGGCCGCACGATGCTCGAGGGTGAACCGACCGTTAAAATCTACGGCCAGCACGTCCCGATCAAAGCCAAAATCGAAAACCTGTCCGGATTCAGCGGTCACGCCGACTACGATGAAATGCTGGCGTATCTCATGGCCTTCAACAAAGACCCGGAGAACGTATTCATCGTGCACGGTGAGAAGGATGCCTCACTTTCACTGGCGAATAAAATTCGCAAACAATACAAGTGGAATGTGACCGTCCCGGCATTCGGTGACACGGCCGAGCTGGACCTGTAG
- a CDS encoding T9SS type A sorting domain-containing protein yields the protein MKKTITTLTLALAVALASVSMGLADINPTPYWMSFLGDVTYNGSNLLPLGSRIDAYDPDGVLCGTDYVENVLDSSGVYGSMAVYGDDVTWTPSVDEGAETGDLISFYINGRPAAAEVVSGSIYWQDKATSIVNLSANDFTFGMTLVDPPSNTSGDPGTTLRFQVGVQNNGNGLDFYTIEVTSANGWTVTVPDYYIYADPGQTAYVWFDVFLPPFTSNMYDELSYTVHSQTALPSASVSGSVTAIRDAEVEYAASITTAPANTYASPGEVVNVQVGVTNDGNVPDMYSIISESNLAWTTNDPLSFWPADPDEEVYVTFTVTVPYDAEQDDVSEITYYVASAYDPSLILQGSFTISVVATGIDDDPFGMLPTELSVGQNYPNPFNPTTTIVFSIPSRSSVSLSVIDILGRTVDMRDLGSLSTGSHEFEYDASALSSGVYFYRITTAESSQTRKMVLVK from the coding sequence GTGAAGAAGACAATTACTACACTGACTTTAGCTCTTGCCGTGGCCCTGGCGTCGGTTTCGATGGGACTTGCGGATATTAATCCCACGCCGTACTGGATGAGTTTCCTGGGCGATGTAACCTACAACGGCAGCAATCTGCTTCCGCTCGGTTCCCGTATTGACGCCTATGATCCCGACGGCGTGCTCTGCGGCACCGATTATGTCGAAAACGTTCTCGATTCCTCCGGCGTTTACGGCTCCATGGCCGTCTATGGCGACGATGTCACCTGGACTCCTTCCGTTGACGAAGGTGCTGAAACCGGTGACCTGATCAGCTTCTACATTAACGGTCGTCCGGCTGCCGCCGAGGTTGTCTCCGGAAGTATTTACTGGCAGGATAAGGCTACCTCGATCGTTAATCTCTCCGCCAACGATTTCACCTTCGGCATGACGCTGGTCGATCCGCCATCCAACACGAGCGGCGATCCGGGTACGACCCTGCGTTTCCAGGTGGGCGTTCAGAACAACGGCAACGGTCTGGACTTTTACACCATCGAAGTCACCTCGGCCAACGGCTGGACCGTGACCGTTCCGGACTATTACATCTACGCCGATCCCGGCCAGACCGCTTACGTCTGGTTCGATGTTTTTCTTCCGCCGTTCACCTCCAACATGTACGACGAACTGTCCTACACGGTTCATTCGCAGACCGCGCTGCCTTCGGCTTCCGTCAGCGGTTCGGTCACAGCTATCCGCGACGCCGAAGTCGAATACGCGGCCTCAATCACGACCGCTCCGGCCAATACCTACGCCTCACCGGGTGAGGTGGTGAACGTACAGGTTGGAGTAACCAACGACGGCAACGTCCCGGACATGTACAGCATAATATCCGAATCAAACCTGGCCTGGACCACCAACGATCCGCTGAGCTTCTGGCCGGCTGATCCGGACGAGGAAGTCTACGTTACGTTCACCGTCACGGTCCCTTACGACGCCGAGCAGGACGATGTCAGTGAGATTACTTATTACGTCGCCTCAGCCTACGATCCGTCATTGATTCTGCAGGGTTCCTTCACGATCAGCGTCGTGGCTACGGGTATCGATGACGATCCGTTCGGCATGCTGCCGACGGAACTTTCGGTGGGTCAGAACTATCCGAACCCGTTTAACCCGACCACGACCATCGTCTTTTCGATCCCGAGCCGTTCATCGGTTTCATTGAGCGTGATCGATATTCTCGGTCGGACTGTCGACATGCGCGATCTCGGATCGTTGTCGACCGGTTCACATGAGTTCGAATACGATGCCTCGGCGCTTTCTTCCGGTGTGTATTTCTATCGCATTACCACCGCCGAGTCGAGCCAGACCCGAAAGATGGTTCTGGTTAAGTAG